From the genome of Streptacidiphilus sp. PB12-B1b:
CCAGGAGAACTCCTCGACCTGGGAGACCCCGAAGACCGCGTCGTCGGCCGGGTCCTCGAAGTCGATCGGCTGGCCGCCGGAGGTCATCGGCCGCAGTGCGCCGAGGGCGACGCCGCCGTCCTGCTCGCGCTTGAAGAAGATGTTGAAGAAGGCCAGGAAGCGGTGCCAGGCCACGCCCATCGAGGGGTTGAGGCCGATGGTGATCGCCCAGGTGAAGGAGATCGTGATCTTCAGCATCGCGAACAGCCAGATCAGGTTGTGAAGCGCCTGCGTGCTCAGCCCTGTGAAGGCGAGGACCAGTGGGTAGCTGGCCGCGTAGGCCGGCCCGTAGCCGGTGACACCTTCCTGTGCGCCCTCCAGGCCGCCGAGCACCAGGATGCAGATGCCAATGCTCAGGACGACGTACTCGACGAAGAACGCGTGCCAGGCGATGGAGCCGGCGAAGCGGCTCTTGCGCCCGGCCCGCCCGGGCAGCGACAGCAGCCGGACCACGATCAGCACCAGGATGCCGAGCGTCGTCAGCAGCCCGACAGCCTGCTCGAAAAGCTCGTACGGCCACCAGTGCCCGATGATCGGCAGCGCGAAGCTCGCGTCGAAGAGCTGCCCGAACGCCGTGACCAGGGTCAGGATCAGGCAGAAGAAGCCGGTGGCGACGAACCAGTGGGCCACGCCGACGACGCCCCAGGTGGTCATCCGGGTGTGGCCGAAGAACTCCTTGGCGACGGTCTTCACGCGCTCCACGGGGTTCCCGGTGCGGGCTCCGGCCGGTTCGTCGGCGCCGAGTTTGACGAAGGTGTAGATGTACAGGGCGGCGCGCGCTGCGAGCGCGGTTCCGACCAGTGTCGTGACCAGTGAGATCACGATTGCGGCGAGCTGCATCGGCGCTTTTCCCTCGGGTTGCGGGCGGATGGTGCACACGGCGCGTGACGCTTCGGTCCCGGGCGCGTCCTGACGGCCGCCAATAATACTGGCTGGTAACTTGACTTGGTGGGGGGTGCCGCCACTGCCCCGACGAAGGCCATGCGGACGGCGAAGACGCCCTCCGTCGGAGTGGGGGCGTCAGGGGCCGCGGCGTGCCTGCTCCTTGGCTCCGGCCACGGGGATGATCTCGGCGAAGGGGATGAAGTCGTGGCCGACGCGGTAGTAGTCGTCCGGGCTCGCGTCGGTCGTGATGCCGCACAGGCCCATGAGTCGACGGGCGGCGCGCGGGTGCTCCTGCGCGTAGCGGGCCATGGCCTGGCCTGACTCCGGCGGGGCCAGGGCCAGGGCCGTGGCCGGGGTGCGCCGCCGCCCGATCTGCAGGGTCACCCGGGGGCTGTCGCAGATGTTGCGGTACCACTGCGAGGTGGGGCCGAAGCCTGAGGCCACGACGCACTGTCCAGTCGCCGGGTCGCGGTCCACGACCTCCAGGACGACCTGCCGCGGCTGTCCGCTGATCCGGCCGGTATGGCCGAGCAGACAGAACCGGCCGCCCAGGACCCAACCCAGGTGCCAGCGGTACAACTGCACCGGGGCGCGGAACAGGTGACGGCGCCACCCTGTCGGAGGCGGTACGTTCTTGGCTTTGCTCGCCATCGGACTCCCTTGGACGCCGAGGATGCTTGGGCCCGGTGACGCGCCTGCGCGGGCGGGCGGCACCCCGGTGGCACGGGCCGACCGACCCCCATCTATTGTTGCACCATGCAAAGGGATCGGGGAGGGCGACCGCTGGACCGGTCGCTTCCTGGGCCTGTGGGCGGCGTGCGGGGACGGCGGGCGCGATGAGCGTGGCGGCGCGCGCCGGCGTGGACATGAGGCTGCTGAGGGCTGTGACGTTCTCCGGGGTCTGTGTCACGTTGTCCGCTGCCGGGCATGAGGTGGCCTCGGGTGCCCCGATACCGCTGTGGGCTCTGGCGATCGGCTTGGCCGGCGTGCTGGCGCTGGTGGTACCGCTGGCCGGGCGCGAGCGCTCGCTGCCGCAGATCGCCACTGCCCTGCTGGGCGGGGAGTTGGGCCTGCACCTGGTGTTCTGTCTGGGGCAGGTGCAGTCCGTCACCCAGTCCGACGGCGCTGTGGCACTGAACACGGCGGCCGGACGGCTGCTGTGCAACCTCGATCTGGCCCACCTGAGCCAAGCCGATCTGGCCCGGATCGTTCACGCCTCCGGTCTGGGCCAGGCCCAACTGTCCGGCGGCATGCCCGGTATGGGCGGCAGCACAGCGGGGGCGGCGCACGCGATGGGGGTGGGCATGATGCTCACCCCGGCGATGTTCGGTGCGCACTTGGCCGCCGCCCTGCTCATGGGCTGGCTGCTGCGCTGCGGAGAGTCCGCGCTGTGGCGCATTGTCCGGCTCGCCCGCTACGGGGCCGAGCAGGTGACCGCGTTGCTGCCGCTGGCCGGTGTGCTGGCGGCACTCCACGCGCTGGCGCGGATGACCAGGCTGCTGGGCCTTGAGCAAGGGCTCGCCCGGCGGTGGAACCGCGCCGACTGGGCGCCCCGGCGGCTGCCGTCACCGGGTCTGCACTACAGCGTCATCCGCCGTGGTCCACCGGTAGGGATGTGCGTGACGCTCTGAGCGTCGCCTGCCCGTGCCCGCCGTGAACCAGGGCCCGCCGCAGCGGCGACCGGTCGGCACGCCTCCTTCGCCGGCTCTTGCCGCGTCGCGCCGCGTGTCACCCCGCTCTGCCGCAGTGCGGCACCCCGGGCCGCGAAGTCGCCCGCGGGTCGGCAGCTGCCTTCGACCGCCCGAACCCACACGCAGTAGTCCCGCCACGCCGCGCATCCGCAGGTTGCCGCGGCGCGGTGGAGCACACTCGAAACCGGAGCTCTCCATGCGTATCCCCCTGCCACGGGCACGCCGTCTGGCCGCTGTTGCGGCCCTGTCCTCCATGGCGGCCCTCACCCTGACCGCCTGCGGTTCCTCCCCGACCGGCCCGGCTGCCGTCGTGGACTCCGCACCGTCCACCGCTGCCGACGGCGCGATCCCGCTGTCCCCGGCGTTCGCCAAGCCGAGCCTGGTCCTGACCGACCAGCACGGCCAGCCCTACAACCTCGACCGGGAGACCGCGGGCAAGCCGCTGCTGCTGTACTTCGGCTACACCCACTGCCCCGACATCTGCCCCACCACCATGGCCGACCTGGCCGTCGCCGAGCAGTCGCTGCCCAAGGCGGAGCGGCAGGAGCTGCAGGTGGTGTTCGTCAGCACCGACCCCGTGCGTGACACCCCGCAGCGGCTCGCCCAGTGGCTGGACGCCTTCAACCCCGCGTTCATCGGCCTGACCGGGGACTTCGCCACGATCCAGACCGCCGCCCGCAGCGTCGGGGTCGCCGTCTCGCCGCCGGTCAAGAACGCCGACGGGAGCTACACCGTCACGCACGGGGCCGAGGTGCTGGTGTTCTCCCCGAAGGACGACAAGGCCCACCTGCTGTTCCCCTCCGGGGTCTCCGCCCAGCAGTACGCCGCCGCGCTGCCCACGCTCATCAAGGGAGGCACCCTGTGAACCGCCCGACCCTGACCACCGTTGTTCTGGGCGCGCTGCTGACGGCCGCCGCACTGGCCGGGTGCTCCGGTTCGCCGTCGGCCCACCAGGGTTCGGCCGCACCGCGGTTGAAGATCAGCGGTGCGTATGTGACCCAGCCCCCGATGTCGGACATGACCGCCGGCTACTTCACCCTGACCAACACCGGCGCCGCCCCCGACAAGCTCACCGGGGTGACCAGCAGCTTCGCCTCCGATATATCCATGAACACCACGAACGCCACGGGCCAGATGCTGGCCGCCGCCTCGTTCACCGTCCCCGCCCACGGAACGCTGGTGTTCCGCACCGGCGCCGACCATCTGATGATCATGGGCATGCGGCACAAGCCCGTGGTCGGCGAAACCGTCCCGCTGGAGCTGCACTTCACCACCAGCGCCCCGATCACCGTCCAGGTGCCGGTCGAACCGCTCACCTACCAGCCCGCCAACTGACCCACGGCGCAGCCGCGACCCGGTCGGCCCGGCCCGGACCCTGTCCTGGCCGGGCCGACCGGGCACCCCATCACCCTCCATCCAGACAGGGGACATCACGATGAGCAGCCATGAGATCTCCCGGCGGAAGCTGCTGGGTACCGCCGGGCTGGCGGGCGCTGCGGGCCTGGCCGTCGGCGGCGGCACGGGTACCGCGGTCGCCCGGGCCGTCGGCGACCACCCCACGCCGCTGACCGCGGTCGGCACCGACGCCGTCCCGTTCCACGGCACCCACCAGGCCGGAATCACCACCACGCTGCAGACGATCGGCCACCTGGCCGCCTTCGACCTGGACCCCGCCTCGGGGCGCACCGAAGCCGCCGCGCTCCTGTGCCGCTGGAGCACAGCGGCCGAGGCGATGACCGCCGGACGCCCGCCCGCCGACGACGACCAGATCGCGCTGGACGCCGGACCCTGCTCGCTGACGGTCACCTTCGGCTTCGGCGCCTCCTTCTTCCCCAAGACCGGCCTGTCCGACCGGGCTCCGGCCGCCCTGGTCCCGATGCCGCCCTTCCCCTCCGACGCGCTGGAACCCGCCCAGAGCAACGGCGACCTGTGGATCCAGATCGGCGCCAACGACCCCCTGGTCGCCTTCCACGCCCTGCGCACCCTGCAGACCCAGGCCCAGGGCACGGCCTCCCTGCGCTGGCAGATGAACGGCTTCAACCGCACCCCCGGCGCCACCGCCCGCCCGATGACGGTCCGCAACCTCATGGGCCAGATCGACGGCACCGACAACCCCCAGTCCACCGACAAGGACTACGACTCCCTGGTCTTCGCCCCGGCCGCCACCGGCCCCGGCGCCTGGATGAACGGCGGCTCCTACGCCGTCGTCCGCCGCATCCGCATGCTCCTGGACCCCTGGCAGAACCTCGACACCGCACAGCAGGATCAGGTCATCGGCCGACGCAAGGACAACGGCGCACCCCTGTCCGGAGGCACCCAGACCACCCCGATCGACCTCG
Proteins encoded in this window:
- a CDS encoding nitroreductase family deazaflavin-dependent oxidoreductase, which gives rise to MASKAKNVPPPTGWRRHLFRAPVQLYRWHLGWVLGGRFCLLGHTGRISGQPRQVVLEVVDRDPATGQCVVASGFGPTSQWYRNICDSPRVTLQIGRRRTPATALALAPPESGQAMARYAQEHPRAARRLMGLCGITTDASPDDYYRVGHDFIPFAEIIPVAGAKEQARRGP
- a CDS encoding SCO family protein produces the protein MRIPLPRARRLAAVAALSSMAALTLTACGSSPTGPAAVVDSAPSTAADGAIPLSPAFAKPSLVLTDQHGQPYNLDRETAGKPLLLYFGYTHCPDICPTTMADLAVAEQSLPKAERQELQVVFVSTDPVRDTPQRLAQWLDAFNPAFIGLTGDFATIQTAARSVGVAVSPPVKNADGSYTVTHGAEVLVFSPKDDKAHLLFPSGVSAQQYAAALPTLIKGGTL
- a CDS encoding copper chaperone PCu(A)C, which translates into the protein MNRPTLTTVVLGALLTAAALAGCSGSPSAHQGSAAPRLKISGAYVTQPPMSDMTAGYFTLTNTGAAPDKLTGVTSSFASDISMNTTNATGQMLAAASFTVPAHGTLVFRTGADHLMIMGMRHKPVVGETVPLELHFTTSAPITVQVPVEPLTYQPAN
- the efeB gene encoding iron uptake transporter deferrochelatase/peroxidase subunit — encoded protein: MSSHEISRRKLLGTAGLAGAAGLAVGGGTGTAVARAVGDHPTPLTAVGTDAVPFHGTHQAGITTTLQTIGHLAAFDLDPASGRTEAAALLCRWSTAAEAMTAGRPPADDDQIALDAGPCSLTVTFGFGASFFPKTGLSDRAPAALVPMPPFPSDALEPAQSNGDLWIQIGANDPLVAFHALRTLQTQAQGTASLRWQMNGFNRTPGATARPMTVRNLMGQIDGTDNPQSTDKDYDSLVFAPAATGPGAWMNGGSYAVVRRIRMLLDPWQNLDTAQQDQVIGRRKDNGAPLSGGTQTTPIDLDKVNADGSLAIAPDAHIRVAAAQSNGGAAMLRRGFSYHDGYDSDGTPDAGLLFIAWQADPSTGFIQVQRKLDGADQLTRFIRHESSAVFAVPGGAPPGGYVGQDLFEG